Proteins co-encoded in one Thamnophis elegans isolate rThaEle1 chromosome 1, rThaEle1.pri, whole genome shotgun sequence genomic window:
- the RASSF7 gene encoding ras association domain-containing protein 7 isoform X2 has translation MELKVWVDGVQRVVCGVSDQTTCQEVVIALARAIGQTGRYVLIQRLREKERQLLPHECPVETLSKCGQYAQDVQFILQRTGPSLIERPSSDNAAQIPERTFVRASLPIKPRPLSTEVPRTRQPKKSLTFNLGPVNSSDASAKNKLRQPRKDPMCVRDGARGGVLSKEELFKAVLHQQEHLCTLEMQGDALEMDIRHWECSQGSYQEDEILQLEQLIHQNESQMSEEEFWQHELQSEKEHERERREKVHSLRATMEEYTKKIHELMVKTETLEREIQWEIAERAKKTKETPTQNPSELEGIAAKIKRDLDTKAKQSAQLQSSLDTVGKALEETEYNLQIGWNSTETHLPDLQPSISSAIHGTSRIPWCPA, from the exons ATGGAGTTGAAAGTCTGGGTAGATGGAGTCCAGCGAGTTGTATGTGGTGTTTCAGATCAGACAACGTGTCAGGAAGTTGTCATAGCACTGGCACGGGCCATTG GTCAAACAGGCCGCTATGTTCTCATCCAAAGACTACGTGAGAAGGAGAGACAGCTTCTCCCACATGAATGTCCTGTAGAGACCCTATCCAAATGCGGCCAGTATGCTCAGGATGTGCAATTTATATTGCAACGTACTGGCCCCAGCCTCATAGAGAGGCCTTCTTCAGACAATGCCGCCCAGATACCTGAGAGGACGTTTGTCAGAGCTAGCTTGCCTATTAAACCTAGACCACTCAGTACAGAAGTACCTAGAACCAGGCAGCCCAAAAAATCTTTAACCTTCAACTTGGGTCCTGTGAATTCAAGTGACGCCTCTGCCAAAAACAAGCTGAGACAGCCCAGAAAGGACCCGATGTGTGTGAGAGATGGAGCCAGAGGGGGGGTACTTTCCAAAGAGGAGCTATTCAAGGCTGTCCTACACCAACAGGAGCATCTCTGCACCCTGGAAATGCAAGGTGATGCCTTGGAAATGGACATCAGGCATTGGGAATGCAGCCAAGGCTCTTATCAGGAGGATGAGATTTTGCAGCTGGAACAGCTGATCCACCAGAATGAGAGCCAGATGAGTGAGGAAGAATTTTGGCAGCATGAGCTACAATCAGAAAAGGAGCATGAAAGGGAGCGGCGGGAGAAAGTGCACAGCTTGAGGGCCACAATGGAGGAGTACACCAAAAAAATCCATGAGCTTATGGTAAAAACAGAGACCTTGGAAAGAGAAATCCAGTGGGAAATTGCTGAGAGAGCCAAGAAGACCAAGGAAACTCCTACCCAGAATCCTTCTGAGCTAGAGGGGATAGCAGCTAAAATAAAGAGAGACCTGGACACCAAGGCCAAGCAAAGCGCCCAGCTTCAAAGCAGCCTGGATACTGTGGGGAAGGCCTTGGAGGAAACAGAGTACAATCTGCAG